A portion of the Canis lupus baileyi chromosome 6, mCanLup2.hap1, whole genome shotgun sequence genome contains these proteins:
- the SSR2 gene encoding translocon-associated protein subunit beta isoform X1: MRLLASVLLALFAVSHAEEGARLLASKSLLNRYAVEGRDLTLQYNIYNVGSSAALDVELSDDSFPPEDFGIVSGMLNVKWDRIAPASNVSHTVVLRPLKAGYFNFTSATVTYLAQEDGPVVIGFTSAPGQGGILAQREFDRRFSPHFACALLEEDKGEQDTLPSHKDLGLVETSGQLDWAAFGVMTLPSIGIPLLLWYSSKRKYDTPKSKKN; encoded by the exons ATGAGGCTTCTGGCTTCTGTGCTGTTGGCCCTGTTTGCTGTCAGTCATGCGGAGGAAGGAGCCCGGCTTCTGGCCTCCAAGTCACTGCTGAACAGATACGCCGTGGAGGGGCGAGACCTGACCTTGCAGTACAACATCTACAATGTTGGCTCAAG TGCTGCATTAGACGTGGAGTTATCTGATGATTCCTTTCCCCCAGAGGACTTTGGCATTGTGTCTGGAATGCTCAATGTCAAATGGGACCGGATTGCCCC TGCTAGCAATGTCTCCCACACCGTGGTCCTGCGCCCGCTCAAGGCTGGCTATTTCAACTTTACTTCGGCTACTGTTACTTACCTGGCTCAGGAGGATGGGCCTGTCGTG ATTGGCTTTACCAGCGCCCCTGGACAGGGAGGGATCCTGGCCCAGCGGGAGTTTGATAGGAGATTCTCCCCGCATTTT GCTTGTGCTTTGCTTGAGGAAGACAAAGGTGAACAAGACACACTCCCTTCCCATAAAGATCTTGGGCTTGTAGAGACCTCAGGACAG CTGGACTGGGCAGCCTTCGGAGTCATGACCCTGCCCTCCATCGGCATCCCCCTGCTGCTGTGGTACTCCAGCAAGAGGAAATATGACACTCCCAAGTCCAAGAAGAACTGA
- the SSR2 gene encoding translocon-associated protein subunit beta isoform X3 codes for MRLLASVLLALFAVSHAEEGARLLASKSLLNRYAVEGRDLTLQYNIYNVGSSAALDVELSDDSFPPEDFGIVSGMLNVKWDRIAPASNVSHTVVLRPLKAGYFNFTSATVTYLAQEDGPVVIGFTSAPGQGGILAQREFDRRFSPHFLDWAAFGVMTLPSIGIPLLLWYSSKRKYDTPKSKKN; via the exons ATGAGGCTTCTGGCTTCTGTGCTGTTGGCCCTGTTTGCTGTCAGTCATGCGGAGGAAGGAGCCCGGCTTCTGGCCTCCAAGTCACTGCTGAACAGATACGCCGTGGAGGGGCGAGACCTGACCTTGCAGTACAACATCTACAATGTTGGCTCAAG TGCTGCATTAGACGTGGAGTTATCTGATGATTCCTTTCCCCCAGAGGACTTTGGCATTGTGTCTGGAATGCTCAATGTCAAATGGGACCGGATTGCCCC TGCTAGCAATGTCTCCCACACCGTGGTCCTGCGCCCGCTCAAGGCTGGCTATTTCAACTTTACTTCGGCTACTGTTACTTACCTGGCTCAGGAGGATGGGCCTGTCGTG ATTGGCTTTACCAGCGCCCCTGGACAGGGAGGGATCCTGGCCCAGCGGGAGTTTGATAGGAGATTCTCCCCGCATTTT CTGGACTGGGCAGCCTTCGGAGTCATGACCCTGCCCTCCATCGGCATCCCCCTGCTGCTGTGGTACTCCAGCAAGAGGAAATATGACACTCCCAAGTCCAAGAAGAACTGA
- the SSR2 gene encoding translocon-associated protein subunit beta isoform X4, translated as MRLLASVLLALFAVSHAEEGARLLASKSLLNRYAVEGRDLTLQYNIYNVGSSAALDVELSDDSFPPEDFGIVSGMLNVKWDRIAPASNVSHTVVLRPLKAGYFNFTSATVTYLAQEDGPVVIGFTSAPGQGGILAQREFDRRFSPHFASSRLVSRACVIFHSWTGQPSES; from the exons ATGAGGCTTCTGGCTTCTGTGCTGTTGGCCCTGTTTGCTGTCAGTCATGCGGAGGAAGGAGCCCGGCTTCTGGCCTCCAAGTCACTGCTGAACAGATACGCCGTGGAGGGGCGAGACCTGACCTTGCAGTACAACATCTACAATGTTGGCTCAAG TGCTGCATTAGACGTGGAGTTATCTGATGATTCCTTTCCCCCAGAGGACTTTGGCATTGTGTCTGGAATGCTCAATGTCAAATGGGACCGGATTGCCCC TGCTAGCAATGTCTCCCACACCGTGGTCCTGCGCCCGCTCAAGGCTGGCTATTTCAACTTTACTTCGGCTACTGTTACTTACCTGGCTCAGGAGGATGGGCCTGTCGTG ATTGGCTTTACCAGCGCCCCTGGACAGGGAGGGATCCTGGCCCAGCGGGAGTTTGATAGGAGATTCTCCCCGCATTTT GCCTCGTCCAGACTTGTAAGCAGGGCCTGTGTCATCTTCCACAGCTGGACTGGGCAGCCTTCGGAGTCATGA